The following coding sequences lie in one Lolium perenne isolate Kyuss_39 chromosome 2, Kyuss_2.0, whole genome shotgun sequence genomic window:
- the LOC127329604 gene encoding GDSL esterase/lipase EXL3 — MHTSMTRRTATAGQRWVVAAVVVAALAMAATPARCGTQGGKKVTAVIVFGDSIMDPGNNNGLHTVVKANHAPYGKDFAGHVATGRFSNGLIPTDFIAQGLNVKQLLPPYLGVQHTPEDLLTGVSFASGATGFDPLTPVIVGVISLEQQLAYYDEYRSKLVGIAGEEETKRIIDGALFVVCAGTDDIANTYYTTPFRSAEYDVPAYVDLLLVGVESFLRNVSARGAKRIGFVGLPPIGCVPSQRTLGGGPHRSCVPERNAAAQLYNTKVQELIRELGKDTAAFPTLVYIDIYTVIQDLVEHGERYGFTETTRGCCSTGTVEVAVLCDARFAPVCDDVSQHVFFDSYHPTQRAYKVIVDYIFDHYMQFLHL; from the exons ATGCACACATCCATGACGAGGAGGACGGCGACGGCCGGCCAGCGGTGGGTGGTTGCAGCGGTGGTGGTGGCAGCCTTGGCGATGGCGGCGACGCCGGCTCGGTGCGGAACCCAGGGGGGAAAGAAGGTGACAGCGGTGATCGTCTTCGGTGACTCCATCATGGACCCTGGCAACAACAACGGCCTCCACACGGTCGTCAAGGCGAACCACGCGCCGTACGGCAAGGACTTCGCCGGCCATGTGGCCACCGGGCGCTTCTCCAACGGGCTCATACCCACCGACTTCATCG CCCAAGGCCTTAATGTGAAGCAGCTACTGCCTCCATACCTCGGCGTGCAGCACACGCCGGAGGACCTCCTCACCGGCGTCAGCTTCGCGTCCGGTGCCACCGGATTCGACCCTCTGACCCCTGTCATCGTG GGCGTGATCTCGCTGGAGCAGCAGCTGGCGTACTACGACGAGTACCGGAGCAAGCTGGTGGGCatcgccggcgaggaggagaCGAAGCGGATCATCGACGGCGCGCTGTTCGTCGTGTGCGCCGGCACGGACGACATCGCCAACACCTACTACACCACCCCGTTCCGGAGCGCCGAGTACGACGTCCCCGCCTACGTGGACCTCCTCCTTGTCGGCGTCGAGTCCTTCCTCCGCAACGTCAGCGCGCGCGGCGCCAAGCGGATTGGCTTCGTTGGGCTTCCCCCAATCGGTTGCGTGCCGTCGCAGCGGACCCTCGGCGGCGGTCCTCACCGGAGCTGCGTGCCGGAGCGCAATGCCGCCGCGCAGCTATACAACACCAAGGTCCAGGAGCTGATCCGCGAGCTCGGAAAGGACACGGCCGCGTTCCCCACCCTCGTCTACATCGACATCTACACCGTGATCCAGGACCTGGTGGAGCACGGGGAGCGATATGGGTTCACCGAGACGACGCGTGGGTGCTGCAGCACCGggacggtggaggtggcggtgctgTGCGACGCGAGGTTCGCGCCCGTGTGCGATGATGTGTCTCAGCACGTCTTCTTCGATAGCTACCACCCCACGCAGCGGGCGTACAAGGTCATCGTCGACTACATCTTCGACCACTACATGCAGTTCCTGCATCTTTGA
- the LOC127329606 gene encoding GDSL esterase/lipase At1g20120-like, whose amino-acid sequence MAATPAWCRTLENKVTAVIIFGDSIVDPGNNNDLRTGVKANHAPYGKDFAGHVATGRFSDGLIPSDFIAQGLNVKQLVPPYLGVQHTPEDLRTGVSFASAASGFDPLTPVIASVISMEQQLVYYDEYRNKLVGLVGEEETKRIIDGALFVTCAGTDDIANTYYTIPVRRVEYDIPSYVDLLLVGVESFLRNVSARGAKRIGFVGLPPIGCLPSQRTLGGGPQRSCAVERNDAAQLYNTKVQELIHELGKDMVGFPNLFYIDIYTVVQNLVDHGERYGFKEMTRGCCGTGLIEVSTRCDARIDHVCDDVSKHVFFDSYHPTEAAYKIIMDYIFDHYIQYMHL is encoded by the exons ATGGCGGCGACACCTGCTTGGTGCAGAACCTTGGAGAACAAGGTGACAGCGGTAATCATCTTCGGCGACTCCATTGTGGACCCTGGCAACAACAACGACCTCCGCACAGGGGTCAAGGCGAACCATGCACCCTATGGCAAGGACTTCGCCGGCCACGTGGCCACCGGGCGCTTCTCCGACGGACTCATACCTTCCGACTTCATCG CCCAAGGCCTTAACGTGAAGCAGCTAGTGCCTCCATACCTCGGTGTTCAGCACACCCCGGAGGACCTCCGCACCGGTGTGAGCTTCGCGTCGGCCGCCAGCGGATTCGATCCTCTCACCCCCGTCATCGCG AGTGTGATCTCGATGGAGCAGCAGCTGGTGTACTACGACGAGTACCGAAACAAGCTGGTGGGCCTcgtcggagaggaggagacgaagCGGATCATCGATGGCGCGCTCTTTGTTACATGCGCTGGCACGGATGACATCGCCAACACATACTACACCATCCCAGTCCGGAGGGTTGAGTATGACATTCCCTCATATGTGgacctcctcctcgtcggcgtcGAGTCCTTCCTCCGCAACGTGAGTGCGCGCGGCGCCAAGAGGATCGGCTTCGTGGGGCTGCCGCCCATCGGCTGCTTGCCGTCACAGCGGACCCTCGGCGGCGGTCCTCAGCGGAGCTGCGCGGTGGAGCGCAATGATGCCGCACAGCTCTATAACACCAAGGTCCAGGAGCTGATCCACGAGCTAGGTAAGGACATGGTTGGGTTCCCCAACCTCTTCTACATCGACATCTACACCGTGGTCCAAAACCTGGTGGACCACGGGGAGCGGTACGGGTTCAAAGAGATGACGCGTGGGTGTTGCGGCACTGGGTTGATTGAAGTGTCAACGCGGTGCGACGCGAGGATCGACCATGTGTGCGATGACGTGTCTAAGCATGTCTTCTTCGACAGCTACCACCCCACAGAGGCGGCATACAAGATTATCATGGACTACATCTTCGACCACTACATACAATACATGCATCTTTGA